In the Thermoflexus hugenholtzii JAD2 genome, GCGATCCCCTCTGGGATCCCTTCCCATCCCCGCAGCACATCCAGGGCGGCCCCCATCTGCCATCCGCCGTCCGCCTCCCGGTAAGCGCCGTAGCCGACCCGGAGGAGACGGGGATCCAGCATGCCCACGGCGTGGAAAGGCGCCTGCATCCAGACATCGATGGCATAGGCGTCGGAGGCGGTGGCGCTCGAGCTCACCATGACGTTGGCGTGCCGTCCGCAGGCGTCCCCCTCCGGGGTATACCAAGGGTTAGCGGGGTCCTCCGCATGGGTGATGACATCGTTTTTCACCATGTAGCGGGCTTGCTTCTCGCACCCATCCCCCAGTCGGGGTTCTCCACCACCGGCGGCAGGCCGGCCATGGCCCGGTAGGCGTTCAGTCGGGGCAGCCACTCCAGAGGCGGGGCGGTGACCGCGGGGGACCGCATGACCAAGGGGAGGAACACCCGATAGGAGGGCGTGCTCTCCGCAGCCCCCCGGGCGCCCAGACC is a window encoding:
- a CDS encoding YLP-box putative sorting motif-containing protein — encoded protein: MLILAGGLGRPAPGLGARGAAESTPSYRVFLPLVMRSPAVTAPPLEWLPRLNAYRAMAGLPPVVENPDWGMGARSKPATW